One genomic region from Prunus persica cultivar Lovell chromosome G3, Prunus_persica_NCBIv2, whole genome shotgun sequence encodes:
- the LOC18782362 gene encoding uncharacterized protein LOC18782362 gives MRVIIDTWGHEFTIEVGLKEPVLEIKGKIAQLLGIPMASQTLAVWGWELEDGLDMNDYPIVTEGTKINLTIKCMEPPFHRSSTIPIIIKFSAIQHHIEVNRTETVSSLKDTIHILYGTPIKRMSLFFCGIELEEDIRNLSEYGIREFSEILVFLKTVNRLTDNPPSRRLSLVVQTSSSLLNASRIPLKMKDSSTVNEMRQLLLSRKLLPIDDYLFIHKQRTMRDNCSLRWHGVEDGDPIYVFKGTVHRSGY, from the coding sequence ATGAGGGTCATTATTGATACATGGGGACATGAATTCACCATAGAAGTGGGTCTCAAAGAACCTGTCCTTGAAATCAAAGGGAAGATTGCACAACTCTTGGGCATCCCAATGGCTTCACAAACCCTTGCAGTGTGGGGATGGGAATTAGAAGATGGACTAGACATGAACGACTATCCAATTGTCACTGAAGGTACAAAAATTAACCTCACAATCAAATGCATGGAACCTCCTTTTCACCGTTCTAGTACGATTCCGATTATCATAAAATTTTCAGCAATACAGCATCACATAGAGGTGAACAGAACAGAAACAGTGAGTAGCCTTAAAGATACAATCCACATTCTTTATGGTACACCCATCAAAAGAATGTCACTCTTCTTTTGTGGAATTGAGTTAGAAGAAGATATTCGTAACTTAAGCGAGTACGGCATACGTGAATTTTCTGAAATCCTTGTGTTCCTCAAGACCGTGAATCGTCTGACGGATAATCCTCCCTCAAGGAGATTGAGTCTTGTGGTACAAACTTCCTCAAGCTTGCTTAATGCATCCAGAATTCCTTTGAAAATGAAGGACTCAAGCACAGTTAATGAGATGAGGCAACTGCTTTTAAGCAGGAAACTTCTTCCAATTGATGATTATTTGTTCATACACAAGCAGAGGACCATGCGTGACAATTGTAGCCTCAGGTGGCATGGTGTTGAAGATGGAGATCCCATATATGTGTTTAAAGGGACCGTCCATCGCAGCGGATATTGA
- the LOC18784375 gene encoding peroxidase 3 produces MGSVRFSGILLASCFLVILGLSEAQLQLGFYAKNCPKAEKIVKDFVDEHIHNAPSVAAALIRMHFHDCFVRGCDASVLLNSTSSNQAEKVAPPNLTLRGFNFIDRIKTLLEAECPGVVSCADAIALAARDSIVATGGPFWKVPTGRRDGVISRRAEALANIPAPTSNFTTLQTSFGNLGLDLMDLVLLSGAHTIGISHCSSFSNRLYNFTGVGDQDPALDKQYAANLKANKCKSSTDNTTIVEMDPGSHRTFDLSYYTLLLKRRGLFQSDAALTTSSTTLNYINQLLKGPLQNFYDEFAKSMEKMGRVNVKTGSAGEIRKQCAVVNS; encoded by the exons ATGGGATCGGTTCGTTTTTCCGGGATTTTATTAGCTTCATGCTTTTTGGTGATTTTAGGCCTCAGTGAAGCTCAGTTGCAGTTGGGTTTTTATGCCAAGAACTGCCCAAAAGCAGAGAAGATTGTGAAGGATTTTGTAGATGAACACATACACAATGCACCTTCAGTTGCAGCAGCCCTCATAAGAATGCACTTCCATGACTGCTTTGTCAGG GGTTGTGATGCATCTGTTCTTCTGAACTCAACTTCAAGTAACCAAGCTGAAAAAGTTGCCCCTCCAAATCTAACACTCAGAGGCTTTAACTTCATTGACAGAATCAAGACCCTACTTGAAGCTGAATGCCCTGGAGTAGTTTCTTGTGCAGATGCTATTGCTTTGGCAGCAAGAGACTCTATTGTAGCAACA GGAGGTCCATTTTGGAAGGTTCCAACAGGTAGAAGAGATGGGGTGATCTCAAGGAGAGCAGAAGCCTTAGCCAACATCCCAGCCCCAACTAGCAACTTCACCACTCTCCAAACCAGTTTTGGTAATCTTGGTCTTGATTTGATGGACTTGGTCTTGCTCTCAG GGGCTCACACAATTGGTATCTCTCATTGCTCATCATTTTCGAACCGTCTTTACAATTTCACCGGAGTGGGTGACCAGGACCCGGCTTTGGACAAGCAATACGCAGCGAATCTCAAGGCAAACAAGTGCAAAAGTTCAACTGATAATACTACAATAGTTGAAATGGACCCTGGAAGCCACAGGACATTTGACCTCAGCTACTACACACTTTTGCTCAAAAGACGAGGCCTCTTTCAATCTGATGCTGCTTTAACCACAAGCTCAACCACCCTTAATTATATCAACCAGCTCCTCAAAGGTCCACTTCAGAATTTCTATGACGAATTTGCCAAGTCCATGGAGAAAATGGGTCGGGTTAATGTTAAGACTGGATCAGCTGGTGAGATTAGGAAGCAATGTGCAGTTGTGAATAGCTAG
- the LOC18782936 gene encoding peroxidase 27 produces MATQKLISVLLLQLLLVLLASDFSNGQKLKVGFYHKTCPNLEAIVAKTTQHYISRAPTLAAPLLRLHFHDCFVRGCDGSVLLNSTASNSAEKDAIPNLSLRGFHVIDAAKSAVEKKCPGVVSCADILALVARDAVRMLPGSFWEVPTGRRDGRVSVNSEALRGLPSPFANITQLKAKFASKGLSVKDLVVLSGGHTIGTSHCDSFSSRLYNFTGKGDTDPKLDKNYIARLKKKCKPGDTKTLVEMDPGSFKSFDEDYYTLVAKRRGLFHSDSALLDDPETRAYVIQQATSHGGATFLKDFGASMVNMGNIGVLTGNSGEIRKQCALVN; encoded by the exons ATGGCTACTCAGAAGCTTATCTCAGTTTTGTTGCTTCAACTCCTGCTTGTTCTGTTGGCCTCAGACTTCAGCAATGGGCAGAAGTTGAAAGTTGGGTTTTACCACAAAACATGCCCAAACTTAGAGGCTATTGTGGCAAAAACTACTCAGCATTACATATCTCGCGCACCAACTCTTGCTGCTCCTTTGTTAAGGCTGCATTTTCATGATTGTTTTGTTAGG GGATGTGATGGTTCTGTGCTGTTGAATTCCACCGCGAGCAATAGCGCTGAGAAAGATGCAATCCCCAACCTAAGCTTAAGAGGGTTCCATGTCATAGATGCTGCGAAATCTGCAGTAGAAAAGAAGTGTCCTGGTGTTGTTTCTTGTGCTGATATCTTGGCATTGGTAGCTCGAGACGCAGTAAGAATG CTTCCTGGATCATTTTGGGAGGTTCCGACAGGACGTAGAGATGGAAGAGTGTCAGTAAACTCAGAGGCCTTAAGAGGGTTACCATCTCCTTTTGCAAACATAACACAGCTCAAAGCAAAATTTGCTTCAAAGGGTCTAAGTGTTAAAGACCTAGTGGTTCTATCAG GAGGACACACCATCGGAACATCTCACTGCGATTCCTTTTCAAGTCGCTTGTACAATTTCACCGGTAAAGGAGACACAGACccgaaattggacaaaaacTACATAGCTCGGCTGAAGAAAAAATGTAAGCCAGGGGACACCAAAACCCTGGTTGAAATGGACCCTGGAAGCTTCAAATCATTTGATGAAGATTACTACACTCTTGTCGCCAAAAGAAGAGGACTTTTCCATTCTGATTCAGCTCTTCTTGATGACCCTGAGACAAGAGCCTATGTGATACAGCAAGCCACCTCTCATGGTGGAGCCACCTTCCTAAAAGACTTTGGTGCCTCAATGGTAAATATGGGAAACATTGGGGTCCTCACAGGCAACTCAGGTGAAATAAGGAAGCAATGTGCTCTTGTTAATTGA